The sequence GGCGCTCATCGACGAGGAACTCGCCCTGCTGGCATCGCCCCAGGTCGCCGAGACCATCCCCTCCGGCGCCCTGGCGGTCGACGGGCCGCGAGCGCTGGAGAAGTTGCCGATCATCGCCTACGGCGAGACGTTCCCCATCATCGACCACTACTGGCGCAGCGTCTTCGACGCACCGCCGCCGCGGGTGCCGTCGGCGGTCGTCCCCGACCTCCGTGCCGTCATCGCGGCGGTCTGCTCGTCCGCGGGCATCTCGGTCATCCCCACGTATCTGTGCGCCGACGAAATGGCGGCGGGCCTGCTGGTACCGCTCTGGGAGCCGGACATCCCCCCGCTCAACACGTACCACCTCGCCACACGGCACGGAGCCCTCGCCGATCTGCGCCTGGCCCGGCTCCACGACCACCTGGTGGCCGCGGCCCGGAACTGGGAGCTGAACCCGGAACCGCCGGCCCCCGGGCGGATGTCGAACCGGACGTAGCGCGCCCCGCTCCGGGGCCTCGGCCGGCTCCTCCCGGGCCTGACGTCGACGGGCCCCCTCGTGGTGGGGCCCCTCGACGGATGTCCCCTGTCGGCCGCGGAGTCGGGGCCCGTCGGGTCCAGGGCGCCGGGCAGCGCCCGGCGACGACTCGTCCGTGGCCCAGGCCGGCCGAGGCGGATGCCGGCTGCCGTGACTTCGCCCTCGGAGGATGAGACAGGAATCGCGCTCCAGGGCGTCTCTGACTTGCACATGGCTGGCCCCGGCTGGTCAGGCCGGGGCCGTGCCGTAGGTCGGCGCATTGTGTCGGGTGGGGGGCTACGGGAGCCGCGAGGCTGGAGAGTTGGCGGGCAGGAAGAGGGCCACGCCGAGGGTGGTGACCACCAGCACGGCGGCCCCGACACCCAGGCTGATCCGCATCCCCGTCATGAAGTGGGTGGAGTCGGCGATCAGCGCACCG comes from Streptomyces sp. NBC_00448 and encodes:
- a CDS encoding LysR family transcriptional regulator — its product is MQLGWLQTFIAVYHTGSFTKAAQKLGITQPAVTQHIRGLESKFGKPLFDRTPQGAVPTSEGTALAYEVQAPMANLNAAICRHFDTSPSSRPVRLGGPAELVTARLMASISELIASGLDIRISFREAPDLLEDLRTGHMDMVVSTVQPRMRGVDSVALIDEELALLASPQVAETIPSGALAVDGPRALEKLPIIAYGETFPIIDHYWRSVFDAPPPRVPSAVVPDLRAVIAAVCSSAGISVIPTYLCADEMAAGLLVPLWEPDIPPLNTYHLATRHGALADLRLARLHDHLVAAARNWELNPEPPAPGRMSNRT